In Gammaproteobacteria bacterium, the genomic stretch CCCTGGGGAATGCCGCGTCGGTTGTCCTTGGCCTCGGTCGTCCGTGTCTTCCGACCTCGTTTGTCGGTTTCTTCAACGGCACATTCCAGCCAGTGCTTGATCAAGTTCAACAGCCGTCGATCAACAACACGACGTGCTACCGATTTCAGCAATTCGGCATGAGGAATGCTTCCGAAGTAGTCCGCCAGGTCGGCATCAACAACGTCCGGTCGGCCTCGGAACAGCCGTTCTTCCACGTCAATTACCGCCTGTTGGGCATTGCGACCCGGACGATAAGCATACTGCTCATCGGGAAGATCCGCCTCGAAAATCGGTTCCAGTACCAACATCGCTGCGGTCATGCAAACCCGATCTCGTACCGTTGCAATCCCCAGCGGCCTGAGTTTGCCATTGGCTTTCGGTATAAACACTCGTCTGATCGGCTCCGGCCGATAGGTCTCTTCTCTAAGCGCAAGCGCCAGTTCGCCAAGCCATCGCTCAACACCATACGCCGCAATATCTTCGAAATCCTGACCATCCACACCGGGTGCGCCCTTGTTAGAGCGACACTGGGCATAGGCATGCGCCAAGATGTCTTCTCGGTATAGCTTGTCGTACAGAGCGTAAAATCGATAGCTCGCTTCAGCCTTCGCTTTCGCGTGTAACGCCCTCTGTAGTTTCTGAACTG encodes the following:
- a CDS encoding group II intron reverse transcriptase/maturase — protein: MRVEGRDLSSRSTQQVEKDRRLGKLSTPITVQKLQRALHAKAKAEASYRFYALYDKLYREDILAHAYAQCRSNKGAPGVDGQDFEDIAAYGVERWLGELALALREETYRPEPIRRVFIPKANGKLRPLGIATVRDRVCMTAAMLVLEPIFEADLPDEQYAYRPGRNAQQAVIDVEERLFRGRPDVVDADLADYFGSIPHAELLKSVARRVVDRRLLNLIKHWLECAVEETDKRGRKTRTTEAKDNRRGIPQG